ATTTTCATCCTTGTGTTTCCATGGCGCGGCTGTCAATCCGGCCCAGCGCAAACATCGGCAAGGATTCAGCATATTACTCTTATCCTGCTGGAATAACCATGCAGCTCTCTCCGGAATACAATACACATGCAAGGTGCACTGCCTCGGTGCTTCATACAAAGACGTCCAGACCACCGAATTCTGGACACAACAAAATGCCTCGTGGCGGACAGGTGGACCGGGGCGCTTTTCATCTCCAGGACCACTTGCTGGACCGTTCGTCCCGACAAAACAACAGCGTCGGGCATGCTGGCTTCTGATTTGTATCTCGCGGTGGATATGGTGGAGTTGGGCTGCATTTCAGCTGCTGCCGTGCCAGTCTTCGGGTTTCCACTTGTTCCTTTATTTGCCGGCACTTACGACTGCTGTTCCGCTGGACGTGGTGGAGTGAAAACTAACGGTCTATAATtgctgtacttgtactcgtATCcgactctgtactctgtacatttTGCCATGATCCACATGCCTTATTGCAGTAAACGAAAAATTCCCCGGGGTATAACTCCGTAGATGCATCATCGCGGGCCCGTTCCCGCATATCCCATGTCTCAATCATCAATAAACGAACAACGAATAAAGTAAAAGggcacaaaaaaaaaaaaaactataTCTGTCCCTTGATGTCGACCACCCGATGCGCCTCATTCTTGGCCGCTTCAAACATCTGCCCAGCTCGGCCGCCTGTTAGCAGCTTCACAGCCCCGTCTTTCTCCTGCAGCAGCTCCTCCGACGTGTGGTCCAGCACAAATCGGGCGCTCTGCTCGTCCGACTCGAATCCTAACTCTTCAGTGATGAACCGAATATTCACATCGGGTTTATACCTGTTCTCATTAGCCTGATCCCAACAGAGGTGGAAGAAAATACTTAGAAACACTCACGCTTTACAAATTGCCGTCAAGGCTGATAGGCGTTCGCGGTCCACAAACATGTCCATCAGGTAAGCTCCCATATTCGGCGTATCCAAATACAGCTGGAAAAACCGATGGTAGTTCCCCAGGGCCAACGCCGACCGGACATCCAGGGCATGCTTCACGGCCGGGTCCCGCTTGTCGGCCGCCCTTAAGTCCGCCAACGCGTCGTTCATCGCCGTCCAGTTGCGTGTGTGGATGAAATACAAAATGCGATATGCCTTGAACTCCGTTGGGTGTCCGCCAAGTTGCTGTGTATATAACGCGCGCAACTGGGTTTGGCACTGATTATACTCACCAAGGTCTCCTTTCTCCAAGGCAATCCGCGCATGAATCTCGTACACATTAACCGTAAACTCATTCCTGATGCGCTGCACCGTCAAGTCCTGTCGCAATGATTTGAACTGGTCGCAGATATAGCCATAGTTATTGTCCCgtttccatttcttcttcagtaGATCCAGCGTCTTCTGCAACACCGAGAGCGGTCGCACAGTGTCCGGGTTAGGCGCAGATGTCAATCGGAAATAGTTTTTTTCCAGATCCTGGCACCTTCCGACAATGGGGCCTTGGTAGGCAGTAGCAACGGGCGATTCGCCACGTGGGGACGACGGCGACGACCCGAATCGGGATCGAGGTTCTTCAAACCGTTTCCGCCGCATCTCAAGATTAGCTTTCGACTTACTTGGGTTCTTGTAATCTATCCGCTGACGTTTGTCTGTGGGGCTGTAAGTCACTCGATCTTCAAACTTCTGGTCATTGTTAGTCTGTCTCCAGGGAGGAGATATATTATTCTTCGTATCCGCAGGCGTGTACTCCGTGGACTTTCGCTTTCGCGAGGCCTCCTCACCCCACGCTGACACGCTGGGGTTGGCCAAGATCCTATTCCGCTCGTTCTGTACCATGACTTGCGGCAGCGGCAGGGTGTCCCAATTGATTGCATCAAGCTTGTCACCCTCTGCGGCCTCGGTAATGACCGATTTTAACTTGGCCTCCATCTCTTGTCTGGTGACGCTGGGGATCTGATGTTCCGGTACGAAACATCGCTGTACATACAACCGAAGAGCGGGCGGCCAAGCTACTCGTTTCCGTGGAGCTTCCGAGGAGGTCGATTGCGAGGGAGTAGGGGTGGGTTTGGGTTGAGCAAGGCTACGGCGGGCTTGAACTGGGATATATGCAGGTGTCGCTGGTCTCAAGGTTA
This Aspergillus chevalieri M1 DNA, chromosome 3, nearly complete sequence DNA region includes the following protein-coding sequences:
- a CDS encoding SAC3/GANP domain protein (BUSCO:EOG092625AX;~COG:K;~EggNog:ENOG410PG7F;~InterPro:IPR005062;~PFAM:PF03399), giving the protein MSSGIPPWRATASATTTATTPFAGHGHATPAYIPVQARRSLAQPKPTPTPSQSTSSEAPRKRVAWPPALRLYVQRCFVPEHQIPSVTRQEMEAKLKSVITEAAEGDKLDAINWDTLPLPQVMVQNERNRILANPSVSAWGEEASRKRKSTEYTPADTKNNISPPWRQTNNDQKFEDRVTYSPTDKRQRIDYKNPSKSKANLEMRRKRFEEPRSRFGSSPSSPRGESPVATAYQGPIVGRCQDLEKNYFRLTSAPNPDTVRPLSVLQKTLDLLKKKWKRDNNYGYICDQFKSLRQDLTVQRIRNEFTVNVYEIHARIALEKGDLGEYNQCQTQLRALYTQQLGGHPTEFKAYRILYFIHTRNWTAMNDALADLRAADKRDPAVKHALDVRSALALGNYHRFFQLYLDTPNMGAYLMDMFVDRERLSALTAICKAYKPDVNIRFITEELGFESDEQSARFVLDHTSEELLQEKDGAVKLLTGGRAGQMFEAAKNEAHRVVDIKGQI